GGTAACCACTGACGGCGAAGATATTTCTCCCGATGTGAATGGCCCCACCAGCCTTTATGTATTTAAGACCACCATCGAGCCACACATCGGTGAGGTTACTTACTTCAAAGTGATGTCCGGTAAAATCCACGAAGGAGTCGATTTAGTAAATGCTAACCGGGGTTCTAAAGAGCGTATGGCACAGATATTCTGTGTGGCCGGGCAAATCCGTACGAAAATAGAAGAGTTGGTAGCCGGTGATATCGGTGTTGCAGTGAAACTAAAAGATACCCGCACGGGAAATACCTTGAACGATAAAGGTTGTGATTACAGGTTCGACTTCATTAAATATCCGGAACCCAAATATCGCCGGGCCATCAAGCCGGTCAATGAAGCTGATGCCGAGAAACTCAGCGAATTGCTCACCCGTATGCACGAAGAAGACCCGACTTGGGTTATCGAGCATTCCAAAGAGCTTAAACAGATTATCGTTTCCGGTCAGGGAGAATTTCACCTGAAAACCCTGAAATGGCGTCTGGAGCACAACGATAAAATGTACATTGAGTTTCTCGAACCGCGAATTCCTTACCGCGAAACCATCACGAAAGCTGCCCGTTCTGATTTTCGTCATAAAAAGCAATCGGGAGGTGCCGGCCAGTTTGGAGAGGTACACATGATCATCGAACCATACTTCGAAGGCGCACCGGTTCTTGAAGTATATCGGTTTAACGGTCAGGAATTTAAAATATCAGTTCGTGATACGCAGGTGGTCGATTTGGATTGGGGTGGCAAACTGGTCTTCATCAACAGTATTGTTGGTGGTTCAATTGACGCCCGCTTTATGCCTGCCATCATGAAAGGACTGATGGATAGAATGGAACAAGGACCTTTGACCGGTTCGTATGCCCGCGATGTCCGCGTAATTGTATATGACGGCAAAATGCACCCGGTGGATTCCAATGAGATCTCCTTCCGTCTGGCTGGTCGGAATGCTTTTAGCCAGGCCTTTAAAGAAGCCGGTCCGAAAATTCTGGAACCTATCTATGATGTCGAGGTTTTAGTGCCGGGCGAAAAGATGGGTGACGTAATGAGTGACCTTCAGGGACGCCGTGCTGTCATCATGGGAATGCAGAGCGAGAAAGGCTTTGAAAAGCTGATTGCTAAAGTTCCGTTGAAGGAAATGTCAAACTACTCGACAGCATTAAGTTCCCTGACCGGAGGACGAGCTTCCTTCAGTATGAAGTTTGCCGCCTACGAGCTTGTTCCGGGTGATGTTCAGGATAAACTGCTCAAAGAATACGAAAAACTGCAATTGCAAGAGCAAGACTAATGTGTTTTTTTATATTGTGAAAGAGGCTGTCTCGGGTGAGGCAGCCTCTTTTATTGTAATGGATTGGAATAAACAAAACTGCAAGAATTTGTCCCGTACCGGGAAGATGTGCGGCAGAATTGAAAGAGACGTTCCCGTCTCGGGACGCTCTCTCGCAAAATTGCAGGGCTCGTTCCCGGGTTGGGATTATCTCCTGCAAAATTGCATGGCTCATTCCCGAGGCGGGATTATCTCCTGCAGAATTGCGACACATATTCCCACTTTGAAACGCTGATTTTTTATTTTACGGGAATATTTTCCAGAACTGCGACCAGATAATTCCAGTATCGTTCAACAGACGGAATATTCACTTTTTCGTCCGGAGAGTGTGGAAACTTAAGCGTTGGACCAAATGAAATCATATCCATGCCCGGATAAACAGCTCCGATGATACCGCATTCCAATCCGGCGTGGATGACATTGATAGTCGGTTCTTTTCCATACAGGTTCAGGTAAACCGATTTCATCGTTTTCAGGATAGGGGAGTCGGGATTTGGAGCCCATCCCGGATAATCGCCGCTGAATTCGACCTTTGCCCCAGCCAACAGGAATACACTTTCAAGGCTTGATGCCAATGCTTCTTTCATCGTTTCCAGTGAACTGCGAATCAAAATATTTACAGTAGTTTTTCCGGATTCTGTTTCCACAATAGCCAGATTCGAAGAACTTTCAACAACTCCGGGCAAACCGGGATTCATGCGTGCAACTCCGTTTCTCACACCCACAATGGCATTGATAAGGTCATCCTGGATTTCTTCGGGAAGAAGAGTTTTTGGCAAATCGGTTTCTTCGGCTTTAAAAGCAAGATTAGGTTCGGTTGCTCCATTCTCATCTTTAAATATACCTTCAAACTCAGCCGCCAAATCCAGAAATTCATCTTTTAATTGATTGGGAATGGTTACAATGGCAAATGCTTCGCGCGGTATAGCATTGCGTAGCGTACCTCCACTTACCCACGAGAGATGTGCTTCATATTCAGCAACAGCAGTCTTCAGAAAACGGAAAAGCAACTTGTTGGCATTGTAGCGCCCCAAATGAATGTCGACACCCGAGTGCCCACCTTTCAGTCCGGTCAGGCTTAGTTTGAATGCGATATCTCCTTCGGGAATTTCAGAGACATCTTTATACTGAAAAGTTGCGGTCATATCCATTCCGCCGGCACAACCCACAAAGAGTTCTCCCTCTTCTTCAGAGTCTGTATTAATAAGGATCTCTCCTTCAATGAATCCGGGTTTCAGGCCAAAAGCGCCATACATACCGGTCTCTTCATCGGCTGTAAGAAGCGCTTCGATTGGACCATGCTTCAGATTGGTTGCCTGCAATACAGCCAGGATAGAAGCTACACCAATTCCGTTATCTGAACCGAGCGTTGTATTATTGGCTTTCACCCAGTCTCCTTCAACAATCAATTGTAAAGAGTCTTTGGTAAAGTCATGGTTGACGCTTGCATTTTTTTGGGGAACCATATCCAGATGGGCTTGTAGCACCACTTTTTTACGGTTTTCCATTCCCGGAGTAGCCGGTTTCTTTATTACCACATTTCCGGTTTCATCAACAACGGTTTCCAGCCCGAGTTTTTTACCGAAATCTACTACATAAGAGGTGATTTGTTCCAAATGATGGGAGGGGTGAGGAATGTGTGAGATAGTCTCAAAAATTGACCACAGCGGCTGTGGCGCAAGTTCGTTTACTTTCATTGTTAAGTGGTTTTAATGTGAAAGAAGCCGCCCGGGCGACTCCGTATTAGTTGTTTGTTTTTACATCTTTAGTTCCTGAAAATATGAGCGCGTAAATCGCAAACAGAGCATTTATCAGCGTCATTAATGTATGAGCCACCAAAGCAAATGCAGCCGCATGAGTCTGTTCTATTCCATAAAACATCATCGTTGAGATCACCATGAAGTGCCAGGGGCCGATACCGCCTTGTACGGGAAGCGCAAAGGCAATATTTCCCATCACAAACATCGCCAGGGCAATCCGGATGTTAAGATGGCTGGTAAAATCTAATGCAAAGAAACATAAATACAACTGCATAAAATAGCATATCCAGATGGCTACCGATAAATAAGTAAATCGCCACTTGTGCGGTAGAATGGTAAAGGTTTTGATCCCGATTACCAATTCATGGAGAAAAACCCTGATTTTCAGTGCCAATCTCGGGTGTCTCGTTTTCTTGTAGATAATATATCCAGCCAGGTAAAGAAATCCGATTAAAAGGTAAAATTCGGGAGAGGTAAACCACTTTCGAAAGGGAATATGGATGTGGACATGATTTTCCAGAAAATCCATATAGATATCATTCATGGTAAAAAAGCCAATAACAACCATCAAAATTACCAGAATACTGTCCACGATACGTTCAGATAACAAGGTGCCAAATACCTTTGAAAAAGAAATATTTTCTTTTCGGGAAATAAAAACGCAACGGGAAACTTCCCCTAGCCGTGGAAGTACCAGATTTCCTCCGAAATTAATAAAAACGGAATTGGTAAGAGTTTTGATTGAAGGCTTAGCTCCCAGCAGATTGATCAACATCTTCCAGCGTATAGCCCTGATAATATGGGCTAGTAGTTCAAACAAACAGGAAATGATGAGCCATTCGTAGTGAATGCCCTGGCTCATAATATCCAGAATCTGCCCGAAATCCATTTTCCGGTACACCCACCAAAAGATCAGAATGCCCAATGCTAATGGAATCGTAATTCTAAGAATGACCTTTATTAGTTTCATTTTTATAGAACAATTACCTAGCCAATGCCGTTAATCAGGATATTTTGTGTTATTTTGCAAAGTTAATGCCTTATAAGGATAACAACGTGGAAAAAACAGGGAGAATCTGTGGAAAATTAGCTGTCAATTCTTATGTATCGAAAACGCTTTCCCCTATCAATTTGTTCCTTGTTTTAATCAATTTAAAAAGAAGTCGAAATAACCAATACGAATGAATAAAGTCCGACCAAAAAAGTTTCTGGGTCAGCATTTCTTAAAGGATTTATCGGTCGCAGAACGAATTGCCGATACTTTAGGCGAATATAAAAATTTACCTGTATTAGAAGTAGGACCGGGGATGGGGGTACTTACCCGTTTTCTGCTGGATAAAGGCCATAATCTTACCGTTGTCGAAATTGACAGGGAATCCGTTCCTTATTTACAACAGCATTTTCCTGCTTTAGCCGGAAGAATTGTTGAGGCCGATTTCTTGAAGATGGATTTGAACACTTTATATCATGAGCCGTTTTGTATAATAGGCAATTATCCCTATAACATTTCGAGCCAGATTTTTTTCAAAGTCATTGATCACAAAGACCTGATTCCTTGTTGTTCCGGGATGATTCAAAAAGAAGTTGCAGAGCGAATGGCCGCTGGTCCCGGAAGTAAAACATACGGCATTTTGAGTGTGTTGATGCAAGCCTGGTACAAAGTTGAATATCTTTTTACCGTATCAGAGCATGTTTTCGATCCTCCCCCCAAAGTTAAGTCCGCTGTCATCCGGATGACCCGTAATGAAGTAAAAGAATTGCCTTGCGATGAGAAGTTGTTTAAGACTGTCGTTAAAACCGGTTTTAACCAGCGTCGTAAGACGCTCAGGAATTCATTGAAAACAATGATGAATAAAGATAACCCGGCATTTTCTTTGCCGGTTTTTGATAAACGTCCTGAGCAATTGAGTGTAAATGAGTTTATTGAATTGACACAATTGATAGAACAAAATCAATAGATTAGCAGATTATTGAACTTTTTTGGAGCTGAACTGAAAAAAAGCCGGCCAAACGCTATGGGTTAAGATTTTTTTTAGTTTAATTTGTGTTCTGGAAAATAATGCCTATAACAATATGAAAGAGGAAATCATCGAAAAACTGAAAGAGTTAATCGAGCAACCGGTGGAAGAGGTTAAAGACCTTGTCGAAGAATTAAAACAAAGCTTTTACAAAATACAAAAGCAGGAGACAGAAGAATCCCGTAAACGCTTCATTGAAGAGGGTGGAGTTGAGGATGAATTCATTCAGAAGCCGGATGATAAAGAGGAGATTTTCAAATCATTATTAAACGCTTTCAGAGAAAAGAAAGCGGCGCTGGCTGCTGAACAGCAACGGTTGCGTGAGGCTAATTTAGAGGAAAAGCTTGGTATTATTGAGAAAATTAAAGCGTTATGTGAGAAAGCTGATGAAGTGGGTAAGCATTACCCTGAGTTTCAGCAATTGCAACAACGCTTCAAAGAAATCACCCTGCTTCCTCAAACAAATCTGAACGATCTGTGGAAAAACTACCAGCTTCAGGTAGAGAATTTTTACGAGCTACTGAAGATTAATAAGGAGTTGAGGGATTATGATTTTAAAAAGAATTATGAGCATAAACTTCAACTTTGCGAGACTGCTGATAAGTTGGCGCAGGATAATGAAATAATATCATCGTTCCATCAACTGCAGAAATTGCACGAAGAATGGCGTGAAATTGGCCCCGTTGCTAAAGAGCACCGTGAAGAGCTATGGGAAAGATTCAAAAATGCATCTACTATCATAAATAAACGTCATCAGCAATATTTTGATGAATTGCGTGAGAAAGAGCAGATTAATGAAGCTGAAAAAGTAGCTCTATGTGAAACAGTAGAGGGGATTGATTTTGAAAGCCTAAATTCATTTGTGAAATGGGAAGATAAAACTAAAGAACTTCTTGATATCCAGGAAAAGTGGAAAACAATTGGATTTGCCCCTAAAAAGGTTAATGGCGAATTGTTTGATCGTTTCCGTCATGCCTGTAATAAGTTCTTCGATGCTAAAGCTGCATTTTATAAGCAGGTGAAAGATGATATGGCTCTTAATCTGGAGAAAAAGAAATCTCTGTGCGAGCAGGCTGAAGCATTGAAAGATAGCAACGATTGGAAAAAATCAGCAGATATTTTGGTCGCATTGCAAAAGGAATGGAAAACCGTAGGTCCTGTTTCTAAAAAACATTCAGATGCGGTTTGGAAGCGGTTTATTTCTGCCTGTGACTATTTCTTTGAGCAAAAGAATAAACATTTTGCCTCAAGTAAAGAAGTTGAACATGAAAACCTGGTCAAGAAGAAAGAGATAATTGAAAAGCTTAATGCTATCGATGGTGATGTTGATGCTACGGAAGGGGTGAAGCTCGTTCGTGCTTTAATGGATGAGTTTAATGCTTTGGGGCATGTTCCATTTAAAGAAAAGGATAAAATTTATAATGCATATCACTCTGTAATTGACAAATTGTTTGCTCAGTTTAATATGAAAGAGTCAAATCTACGACTACAATCATTCAAGAGCAATATCAATACTATAGCGGAAGAGGATAATTCGCAGAACAAACTCTATAAAGAAAGAGAAAGATTGGTTCGTACCTATGAAAATATTAAGGGAGAACTCAAAACTTATGAGAATAATATCGGATTCTTATCTGCGTCTTCTAAATCTGGCGGA
The window above is part of the Parabacteroides sp. FAFU027 genome. Proteins encoded here:
- a CDS encoding elongation factor G, coding for MKVYQSHEIKNISLLGSSGSGKTTLAEAMLYEGGIIKRRGSVDAHNTVCDYFPVEQEYGYSVFPTVFHVEWNGKKLNFVDCPGSDDFVGGAYTALNVTDTALLLINTQYGVEVGTQNMFRITEKLGKPTIFVTNQLDGEKADFDNVVEQLKENYGSKVVKIQYPIVCGPQFNAVVDVLKMKMYQWKPEGGAPDILEIPDSEKDKAEDLHQKLVEAAAENDETLMEKFFEQGTLSEDEMREGIHKGLLTRSMFPVFCVCAGRDMGVRRLMEFLGNVCAFVSEMPHVVTTDGEDISPDVNGPTSLYVFKTTIEPHIGEVTYFKVMSGKIHEGVDLVNANRGSKERMAQIFCVAGQIRTKIEELVAGDIGVAVKLKDTRTGNTLNDKGCDYRFDFIKYPEPKYRRAIKPVNEADAEKLSELLTRMHEEDPTWVIEHSKELKQIIVSGQGEFHLKTLKWRLEHNDKMYIEFLEPRIPYRETITKAARSDFRHKKQSGGAGQFGEVHMIIEPYFEGAPVLEVYRFNGQEFKISVRDTQVVDLDWGGKLVFINSIVGGSIDARFMPAIMKGLMDRMEQGPLTGSYARDVRVIVYDGKMHPVDSNEISFRLAGRNAFSQAFKEAGPKILEPIYDVEVLVPGEKMGDVMSDLQGRRAVIMGMQSEKGFEKLIAKVPLKEMSNYSTALSSLTGGRASFSMKFAAYELVPGDVQDKLLKEYEKLQLQEQD
- a CDS encoding aminoacyl-histidine dipeptidase encodes the protein MKVNELAPQPLWSIFETISHIPHPSHHLEQITSYVVDFGKKLGLETVVDETGNVVIKKPATPGMENRKKVVLQAHLDMVPQKNASVNHDFTKDSLQLIVEGDWVKANNTTLGSDNGIGVASILAVLQATNLKHGPIEALLTADEETGMYGAFGLKPGFIEGEILINTDSEEEGELFVGCAGGMDMTATFQYKDVSEIPEGDIAFKLSLTGLKGGHSGVDIHLGRYNANKLLFRFLKTAVAEYEAHLSWVSGGTLRNAIPREAFAIVTIPNQLKDEFLDLAAEFEGIFKDENGATEPNLAFKAEETDLPKTLLPEEIQDDLINAIVGVRNGVARMNPGLPGVVESSSNLAIVETESGKTTVNILIRSSLETMKEALASSLESVFLLAGAKVEFSGDYPGWAPNPDSPILKTMKSVYLNLYGKEPTINVIHAGLECGIIGAVYPGMDMISFGPTLKFPHSPDEKVNIPSVERYWNYLVAVLENIPVK
- a CDS encoding lysylphosphatidylglycerol synthase transmembrane domain-containing protein: MKLIKVILRITIPLALGILIFWWVYRKMDFGQILDIMSQGIHYEWLIISCLFELLAHIIRAIRWKMLINLLGAKPSIKTLTNSVFINFGGNLVLPRLGEVSRCVFISRKENISFSKVFGTLLSERIVDSILVILMVVIGFFTMNDIYMDFLENHVHIHIPFRKWFTSPEFYLLIGFLYLAGYIIYKKTRHPRLALKIRVFLHELVIGIKTFTILPHKWRFTYLSVAIWICYFMQLYLCFFALDFTSHLNIRIALAMFVMGNIAFALPVQGGIGPWHFMVISTMMFYGIEQTHAAAFALVAHTLMTLINALFAIYALIFSGTKDVKTNN
- the rsmA gene encoding 16S rRNA (adenine(1518)-N(6)/adenine(1519)-N(6))-dimethyltransferase RsmA; this encodes MNKVRPKKFLGQHFLKDLSVAERIADTLGEYKNLPVLEVGPGMGVLTRFLLDKGHNLTVVEIDRESVPYLQQHFPALAGRIVEADFLKMDLNTLYHEPFCIIGNYPYNISSQIFFKVIDHKDLIPCCSGMIQKEVAERMAAGPGSKTYGILSVLMQAWYKVEYLFTVSEHVFDPPPKVKSAVIRMTRNEVKELPCDEKLFKTVVKTGFNQRRKTLRNSLKTMMNKDNPAFSLPVFDKRPEQLSVNEFIELTQLIEQNQ
- a CDS encoding DUF349 domain-containing protein; translated protein: MKEEIIEKLKELIEQPVEEVKDLVEELKQSFYKIQKQETEESRKRFIEEGGVEDEFIQKPDDKEEIFKSLLNAFREKKAALAAEQQRLREANLEEKLGIIEKIKALCEKADEVGKHYPEFQQLQQRFKEITLLPQTNLNDLWKNYQLQVENFYELLKINKELRDYDFKKNYEHKLQLCETADKLAQDNEIISSFHQLQKLHEEWREIGPVAKEHREELWERFKNASTIINKRHQQYFDELREKEQINEAEKVALCETVEGIDFESLNSFVKWEDKTKELLDIQEKWKTIGFAPKKVNGELFDRFRHACNKFFDAKAAFYKQVKDDMALNLEKKKSLCEQAEALKDSNDWKKSADILVALQKEWKTVGPVSKKHSDAVWKRFISACDYFFEQKNKHFASSKEVEHENLVKKKEIIEKLNAIDGDVDATEGVKLVRALMDEFNALGHVPFKEKDKIYNAYHSVIDKLFAQFNMKESNLRLQSFKSNINTIAEEDNSQNKLYKERERLVRTYENIKGELKTYENNIGFLSASSKSGGSLLNEMNKKIQKLKDDLDVVAKKIEIIDENLPG